The sequence below is a genomic window from Uranotaenia lowii strain MFRU-FL chromosome 2, ASM2978415v1, whole genome shotgun sequence.
catttttgaaaagatCCTTGTAAGAAGAAATGTACTTGAGCCTCAGTTCCGAACCTTCTTTCTCCAGAAATGTGGCAATCAATGGAGGATGTGAGGAGTCGACCTCAAGCCACAACACACCCTTTGGTTTCAAATGCTTTGCTGCGGCTTTCAAAATTGCCTTCACAACCTTGAGGCCATCAGGGCCACCGTCCAATGCGCGTAAATCTTCATATACTTTGATTTCCGGTTCCAACTGCAGTAACTGGTGGGATGGGACGTAAGGAGGATTGCTAACAATCATATCAAATGTTTCGATTTCTATTGCTTCCGGAATTTTATCCACCAGTTTGTGTTTGAAAATTCGTAACCTTTCGGTTAATCCTAGATTTTCTGCATTTTCCTTTGTCAATTCACATGCTAATTTGCTTTGGTCTATTGCTATGGCTGTTGACTGTTAAGAAAAGAGAGGAAGGCTTGgattagttgaaaattttattccggTTTAAAATATAACAGAACACATCACTATTCGTTGTATAGTATTCTTCTAAGTACGTACATTGGGCACCTGCGATAGAATCGACAATGCTATCGCTCCGGTTCCGCAGCCGATTTCGAGAAATCTAAACTCTTTGTCAGTATCGATTTGTTGCAGAATCAGCTCAACCAGCTCTTCCGTTTCCGGTCGCGGTATGAACACAGGCGGTGCCATCTTCAGTGTGAGTTCACCAAAATCCCATTGCCCGATGACATACTGTATGGGCATACGGGCCATTCGACATTCACACAAATCAGCCAGTAGCGTTAGTTGCTCTTTGCTTAGTTCTAGCTTTTGATGCTTTTCTACATCTCCAGGACAGGCCAGTTTTAACACATGGGCTAAAATGTTAGTAATAGAAGTAGTGGGTTCGGGAATCTTCTCCTGCTCAAACCGAGAGCGCCACTGGTCCTGGACAGTGCGGACGCTATTTGGTGCCCATGTTGTTGAATTTAGAGCGTCCGAACTGAGCATTGCCTGAATTGAACGACCCTTCAAATATTGCCTTAGCGCCCCAGCCCCAGATCGTGATAGGAACATGGTCACTTACTTATTAGGTATGTTAAATTCTATTCctcaaaatgaaaatgagaaaattcgaCTTATATACATAGCACTGTTTGGAATCGATATCTATACTGTTATTCAACATAACTTCTGAAGGCTTGTTgacaaacatgtttttttatgctgctcGCACGTGCTGCGCGCGGCATGCGCATTGCTCAAGGTTTTACAAAAGCATTTTGTATTAAATGTTTTGTGCTACAACATTGATGGATTTCATGGGAAGatgatcattttcaatttttttacgatTCAAGGTCAAAAACACGTTACGAGCTCATCAACAGGATCAGTGCACCGAGCAAAAGCGTAAATCCACACGGTAACCAAAGCTACCTTCATCTGTGTCTGTATATTTATTAAATCCAtggattattttcatttaacaatAGTTCTGCGACTGTAGAGCCTATGCAATAGGCGGACCGTCATATGAAAAACTGATCCGGTACAACCGGTACAACTgagatcgatgtttactcttgggctcggaactcacgaacatcggctcaggaactgactatatcacaagcctatatagttttttttattgaaaaacacataataaatttcataaatatgatTTGGTATAGTTTTCATGAATGATACaccaaattatatttataaaaaatcttagAGTTTCAGATATATTACAAAACTTATAacgtataaaatttatttgattatttaataTAGTTCTTACCAGGTACATCATAGCCAAAAAATTATAGTTCAATCTAacggattttttcattttcgtttattggaTTTTCCATTAGCGTTCTATATAAAATTCCTAATAATCCTTATAGTCGGATTTTGTTCAGTGTGTAAATAATACagcacactgaaaaaaaaatctgggcatttcaGTTCGAATTTTGCCTTCTTCCTTGCGGGGTTGTGATGGTGTttggtaaataaatttaatcgcGCACATCTTTTCCTTTTATTCGATTTGTGCGTTAAAACGGTGAGCTGGCTGGCAGAAACAAGTGAATGGTTAAATCGAATTAGAAGGTGCATAATTTTTGGAAAGTGCATTGGAAAAGATTGTTTAACCATCGCGGGAATAACtgtgtttcaaataaatctACGAATATGTCTGTCAATAGATTTACGGCAGcttaatttagacaaaaaacTACGCGTcactgtagtttttttttgtttcgtgaTGAGTGCATTTTGGTCAAGCGCGAGCTAGAGTGATAAgaagagaaaactaaaaaaaaagagttgccCCGTGTCAAAAACTGGGGAAAGgaagtgattttttgttttatgaattCGACCCAAGATCCAGAGATATTGAGACAACAACTCCAAGGTGCGATATGAAAGGTTTTTACGGGAAACTACAGTGGACTCTGATTTTTATACTCGAGAAGACGCCAATTGAACCGGTTATTTTTGGATCTCGGTTTCTGGTTTATAATTAGAATGACTTTTtgggggaaaaaataatttttattttgcatttgtATAACATTTCAGTACTGATTCTAGAGTGGAGCGCCTTATCATTCGCGAACTATGGGTGCCATCATATCGAGATTCCGGGTAAGTTCCTGTTGATATGTACATATAAAGCCACAACAACAATTCGTCCTTGACCACCGAACGCGCAACTGTCTGTAGCGTTATGTACCTACTATAGGTACGGTACTTTACGGCCTACATTGCATCATTTGCCTGGATAACTTTATGGTTCAATAGATTTATACGAACATGGTCAATGTTCAGGATATACAGAATGCATTATTTACTGAAACGAACAAAAGACAGATTGAATTTCTACATACAACAGAGTATGAAACATTTCGATGAGCAAGTTTGCTTCATCATTGTACATGTTTGTTCGAATACCTACATTCCAGGGAGTGAGTGATGGCTTTGATTTTTGCCAAACATCTTCCcatgtacatttttttctagatgaaATATCTGAAACATGGCTTGTTACGCTTAAGCCTAGttcacactaggcaacatgaactgcgatttttgttatgagacgaactttgttgtctcttgttgttggaaacctgagaaacccgaagaaaatgggagacgctgagaccgtctcgagacgaaccgtctcctagtgtggactaggctttactgCTTGCCTTGCAGAGGTCTGCTTTTACATTCTGAAATTTTACTAGCTTTTCCTCATTGGCTGGATGCAAATCATCTTCTATCCTATATCCAATGCCGCTGGATTGCCGCATCTACACAAATTGCTGTCAGCAATATATCTAATTTCTTGTGCTAGTTTGTTAAGTCATCCTGCAGGAACCTACATTGATTAATCTTTTTTAATGCTGTGTGATTGGTCGCGTGTTCGGCTGTACTTTTGATGCGTTGCGATAGTAATTTTCACTTTTGTTCATAATCTATtcgtagaaggaaaaaacaaccTACCAAGTGCTAGAGAATCTGGAGGAGCAGATTAAGGACATCGAAGCGTATACCATCAGTACCCAAGCCCAGCAGAAGCGTTTTGTCGGTAATTTTCTAGTTGTCTCGATTGGTCTGTACGTGATCGCTTTCCTCGTGTTTTATTTCGTATTCTTTCCACCGACTTGGAACGAACGAATAATCCACTCGTTACCACTTCTGATCTCTCCGATGATGTAAGCTAATGACAGATATTTTTTCCATTGATTTATGACTCTAACAATAAATTCTTGATTCAAGTATcaccattatgaaaaaaatattggcatGGTATTTCGAGCGGAAGGTTGTCAGAAATACAAATAAACTGAAAGATCTGCGagcagagaagaaaaaaattttagaaaaagtgaTGGACAAAGAGACATACAAGGTTGCAGTCGACATCCTCAATAAATTCGGAGATAAATCGCATAAAGCCCAGATGCAATCTTTGAATGGTACGTAGCAATTATCTTCATACATTGtgctttgaaaaattatttaatttttaatttgcagTTCTTTCGCCACCAAAAGGCGCCCCCGCTCAAATAATGACACCTAAAGGTCCGATGGCTCAACTTCGTCCGCAACCAGGTCCCTTTTCCGCTCCTGGTCCACAGTCTATGACTCCGAATCGGCAGATGCCAGTTACACCGATCGGATTCAACCTGAACCAGCGCCAGCAGATGATGGCAGCAGGTGGCAGTGGACTTCAGGGAAGTGGTTTGATTCAACGACCCATTGGAATGGCTTCTGGTACGATGCCCTACAGGCGGACTCCTTATCCAATAATCAATCACAACCAAAAAGGGGTGTTGGAAAAGATGGTGGACTATCTAGTCGGTGACGGGCCAAACAGTCGTTTTGCCATGATCTGCAAAGACTGTCTTATGCATAATGGTAATTCCATGGCAAATGATTTTCTTTTGAgcatttaatgtttcaattgtTAACTCTCTTTCAAATCAGGAATGGCTCTACAAGAGGAATACGAATATGCTGCTTTCCGTTGTGCTTTCTGTGGTGCATTTAATCCTGCAAAGAAGCAAAGACCGCTTGCCCCCCGGTTGCCGTTTGAGCAGGCCCAGTTAGATAAATTGAGCGAGAAGCGAGGTTCATCATCTTCGCTAGCTACTTCGGAAGCACCATCAGAAATCGAAGGTGGAGAAAACGACGAAGGAGCTGATAAAGGTATGAATTGTGTTTCTTTAAACACTGAGTTTATACTTTTATCCAGTTTTATCATTACCGTGATTAATCTATGTGTGTAATACTGTAGAAGTAATACGTACATTAAATCTTAATCTATACCTACGTCTCAGCCAAATCTTTCCTGATAACTGATAACTGGGGTAGTATGTTACAAATTGAGCTTGCAGAGAAAGCATATTTCGGATTTGGATCGAATGACTTCAcaaatttttaactattttgatAACACACAATTTGTGGTGAAACCCCAACCCCATCTTTttctttttagcatttttttcatttgttcatGCCTATAAACTAAGTCGTGTTACCTTCCTTGATATAAGTCCAAAGATCATTCTGATATTTGCTGATCAATGTTTTATTCATTGTCATAGAATCGGATCAGGACGAAGTTACTCCCACAGAAGACCCCCAACCGGATGAAGAAGACGACAATCTCATTCAGGATGAACCAATCAATCCCAGTTCAGATGGTACCCCGAAGGGACAAGAACAAAATACATTGGATGACGGGAAAGCATCAAATACCTAAATTCTGGTGAAACATTAGACTGAAACCAACGGTAGTTTTTGCATTATCAATAAACCGGAAAGAAAGCTCGATATACTGACAGGTAAGCACCGTTTCCTTACACGAAATACGTCTTCTTGTTTGACTTTGTAGTGCACTCGAAGTTAGCAAGCAAAGTCCAAATCAAAGAAGTTCGACTATTGCACCAATCCAAATCTACTTGAAGAAATATCTATCGAGCAGTCAGATATCATAGGATCTAGACACTGAACATTTGAAGGAATTCCATAATTTTGGTTCATATACCCTCATATTCATTTAACATCTGGTTACATAACAATACGCACCTTATTTATTTGCCTTGCAACAAATGCTTCAGTTTTTTGAACATTAGCCTTAGTTTAATTTCAGCATCACacattttgtgtgatttttaagatttcatatcAAAAAGAAACTAATTCCTATAGAAATAGATACTGTAACACAAGAAAAACGCAGCATTTAGACATGTGTCGATTCAACACTTTTGcgagattattaaaaaaaattagttattttgaattcatttggcCCGATTAATTGTATAGCATTTAGAATTAAGTTTCTTGATTATGTGTGCGATATtgaagaaaaagattttttgtgacCTGGAATATTTTGCATGCGGTAAATTTGGGAAGTGGTTCGTTATAGTCAAGTGTGAATccagaaaattaatttattaaaaacttactTTAACATTAGAACGTTGATATTGATCGAATCGAGTGGtagatttttagtaaaaaaaaaagctggatCGGCGTTGTAACAActtataaaggttttttttgttataaaacaaATTCTGATTTACTCAACTAAAACATATCGAAATTACTTCCATATATTTATATTGCATCGCTGAATAAAAGTAAGTACTTAATACACTAATGgacttaggcggcatccataaattacgtaacgcaaaaagtgcacttttttgaccccctcccccccatatGTCACACATCGTAACGCTtagacgtacccccctatgaaaattacgtaacgctgataccaaccccctcccccccgtcttctcatatttttaaatactgattttcgaagattaaaaaataatttgaacataaaattttttaaaggttcTTCAAAACTAtacaaatcgcttcttagtactcattgatgataactctctgataaaattaattgattgtctttttacgagttgctctgtgcttgttcacTGATGGTCTATCTTGTTAACTTCATTTTGTTCATGGAGCATaactttttatgtaaaatatactccacttagtaatattcgtcggagtAATCAATATTGCATtctttaaatcaattgagaaaaaatattaaaatttccgtcttgaggttgaattgagtttttgggagtaaatgtacctaatattcgattttccaacaaatATTTCACGTATATTCAATATACATTTcaaggagtctatctcagaatctttaaatagAAAAGATCACAAACCACCTTCAACCATATtcaagcttacaaattttaagctgattttggtttgcttatcatgTGCAAAATTTGCATGACATCAATATAGTTAATAGTTGCGATtaagtaaactgaaatttttaaggaaaaaatcgttacgtaacgatgagcatacctccccccctcccctatgtcacaattcgtaacgctggagcttactccctccccccctaggagcgttacgtaatttatggatgcccccttaaaGTATTCCGCATAAGTTAACTCaccgcattttttttaaataactctcAATAGCTTGTGATATTTACACACTTTTTCTGTGAAAGGTTTTCTATCTAAGCACATGAAATTCACATTGTCTAATCTGCTTTcataacaagattttttttgctcaaaaacttgtatgatttttaagtATTCTCTATCTGTTAATTAACTAAAACGAGCCATTTTCgtggttgtttttattttttacaatatattttaacatttgataaattaattatCGGAACATTATTAATTACTCGCATagctaaataattttaaatgatttattaggtattacttaaatataaaaaagtgaacGAAAACAACAAATTATTCTTAAAAGTGAACAGAAGTGAATAAGTTGTagatattattttcaatgatttaccGTGTTTTTAGAtccctttaaattaaaaaaagtggaATTTCTTAATGCGACAAATACGTTTTCCCAACAAAAATGGAGAATATAGTTTTTCCCTTCttgttattaaataaatattagttAAAAAGATGAAGATAAAAAGTAGACCATTGTAAATTTAATGTGCTTCGGCAGAGAAAAAATCACAGAACTTTTTCACATAAAAAgggggaaaaatttaaaagttattttaaatacagGCAATGGATTAGCTTATGCCTAATATATTTGTCTTTTAGTGTACTTATTTGAActgtaaaaaatctaaatatatcCTGTGTGAATACCTTATTTATCTGGTTTCGAGAAGAGTGTAAATACCTTTAAGTTGCAATTTATCAAACGGCAAATACATGTGTGATaaccataataaaaaaaatgtttcgttataaaaggtttattttcaaaaataatgaaacgcACACACAAGTTACATTCATCTTACAAAGCTTATTCACTATGTCAGCTGAAAATCTGTTAGAAATAAAACATAAGTGTCACTACCCCCTACTTATTTTGGCAGCACATAGGTACGTATTGCACTTTCAATAAGTACGTACAGCTTGTgaaatatcttaattttaatatatgtacCATAATTTATTTGTCGAATAATAAGCATCCAAATTTTATGATGTCGTTCTTGCATTGTTTCTCCttgaaatgtttgaaagaaTGTTCCTTAATATTAATGAACGACTGGTCTGAAAGttattcataaatttaatttatcggcctcaTCGGTGAAAAGCGATGTTTTTTTAAGtggggacatctaaagattatgattttttttatagatggatagaaggttagataaaatgaaagatggtgcAAATGAGcgtgtagaatttatttagaagcattatcatcacatatcaaatttttgttcctcacgggcctactagaTAGAGTTGTATCTTGCAGTTTTCATCTTATGGGGCCAACCACGCTTGACCTATAAATGTGTGGTGtcagatgcaactctatctgtatctaccacttcatagtagttggcctGAGAGGAACAAAAGTTTTAtatatgatgaaaatgcttctaaataaattctacccactaaaaaggacatcacttttcaccgataaggccgataaattaaagtaacaaacataaattacggttattaatccttcataaaaaaagttatcaattaaTCTTGATTAATCTAATACTCAGTTCAAAATGGTTTATATACTAAACTATCATACCCATTTGCATTCTCAAGAATGGAATTAGTAAAGAAAACTAACggaaaaatgttggcaaatAGTTCGTATTCCTGGTTATTCCGCTATGATTTACGGCAGTGATTCACATCTTAAATCAGCACATCATTGGTGCTGTTTATATTGATCGGCGGAAGATAGATGGATCGGACCTGAGTACGCAGCCGGGCAATGTCCACATCTTCCCGTTCGAACTCCCGAATGATCTGTTCAAACTGGACCAATCCTTCGCGGTTCGGTGGGAAGCCGTATTCTTTGATGACATTTATCTGGAGCTGCATCACTAAAGGGAATACGTACtgcatcatttttatcatttccttGCCCGAGTTGGCTTTTGCTTCTGATAGCCTCTTGGCATTTTCTGGCAGATTGACGGTCTTTATCACATCGATTAAAATGGTTTTGCCTGTTTCGGCAGTGAAATTTGATAGGTAGGACATATCTAATAGATTTGGATTGCAAATTGTTGATCAAAATAATCCAACCTTGTCAAAAACAACTCGATTAACTGaacccaaggaatatttaaagaaggtagtgccaaggaagccctgctctagtattggtacaggctgaaacgtcacaatcacgaaaaatctgttaatataCTAaggaaacttttctttttcaatgataattcgaagaatctgctggaaattttccactttaaaaacatgttattgtagaaggattctCTTCAAGATGGGTGCAAAAAGtagcattttcaaataaattcttctttaaaaaagaccttcgaagttcgaaaaaattgtggatttcaccactgaaatttgctaaactttaaaattagttcgaagtcttccatgaaaatgttcgagtcagtgcagtttaagctccttgttttttgtactggaagaagatttaaaatgatttagagtttttatagatttatttaagAGTTGTATCACTGACTACAGTTTTATTTCgtttatgaaaaaatgaacttctgaaatgtctgctcttatgtgagagctgtttgcacatttttcgttaatttttgtaaaaaatcaaatgtgttTCCGTCGACGTGTCTATCTTTATGACAAAGTTTTGCCcaatcattattaaaaaataacattaggagctaatttctttttaattatatgcctgttcccaaaagcttcccaatttcctAAACTCTACTATAGAGCACTTTGTAGCGCTACTGTTCGGTTAATATCTCccattctcacataaattttcgatacaatcgttttagtgacgtcacaaaaaaaatccaatatggctctcgccactaccttatttaaatattccttgagcTGAAccaaggtagtgccgagagccatataatttttttttgtgacgtcacaaaaacgattgtatcgaaaatttatatgagaatgGTAGGAATTTCGAAAAACTAGTTTTAGAACGAAAGTaaattccaattttatttttatcatgttgtaAGGCCTAtatgaagttttttggtcctttgaagattgcattaggttttttcttattttataaatgaatGTAATGTCGTTTTGAAGCTTAAACgtgcgaaaataaataaaaaatcagctttaaaaaggtctagctggttgATTTTAAGTGTTTatctgattgtcatgattttaatccaaccggtttaccatatacaattcttatttagaacaattaacatcaataaatgagtgttaactcagtttactaaaatgccaatataagattgtggttttgaataaaaatttgtgttttgatcactttattATAATGAGGACCTTAAACTGCattgacttgaacatttttatgGAAGAGTGGaagactttgaaataattttaaagttttgctaaTTTCATTGGGGATAACCCaccattttttctaacttcgatggtctattttatagaaaaattattcgaaaatgcaacgtttttgtaccgatcttgaaaaccaagaatccttctacattaacatattttcaaagtggaaaatttccagcagattcttcgaattatctTTTCCGTTGAAAGTTtcctacacagtaaatttttgcctcgatttccagcaaaaaaaattgctggaaatgttcagcaattcaaatttttgctggaaaccagcaatcggttttcaaattgctggttttttcagcattcggttgtgttcttgtaatttttgctgaaaaaccagcaatcggttttcaaattgctggaatttccagcaattgatgtagttagctggaaaatcagcaatcgaattgtcaaattggagtctgtttgttttcgtacgctgaagcaaggtgagactttaTTTCACGAACTTTGATAAGATTAATgcaattattcttattttcttctATATTTTAGCAACGATACATCAAGCCAAGGGTGAGTATTTATAAGATAGGTAGATATTTCAAGAAtaatactaatcaaaactctatttcaggtggcggatgattaaCATCCCGATgtttgtaaattaaaataatatgtgattttgggaataaatacataaaagaaaaatgaaagaaaataattgttgTTCATTTCTTGTCATACCACAGCCAGTATCTAATatttaatttcgaattgaaatataaatttgatatcaaatacAACCGAATGTtctgaaagaaatagctggtttccagcaatcttgattgctgattttccagcaatttgaattgctggaaaccagcattaacgtttactgttttttccagcaatttaaattgctggaaattttgctggaaagtcagcgggacaaaaaccagcaaaattttgctggtttccagcaaaaaaaaatttgctgtgtagtaaattaacagatttttcgtgattgtgacgtctcagtctgtaccaatactagagcagggctgccttggcactaccttctttaaatattcattGGAGCTGAACCTCCAAGCGATTTTTTACTGCTTTTTACGCCGGGCGTTATTCTGATTCATCCCCTGCCCTTTCCTGCCGTATCTGTCTAGTGCGTCTAGTGTTGCCAGTGTTGTAGatctgttttttgttgttgatttttttctcttatatcTCCGAACAATTTAGTCTTTCGTGTTATAAGGACATTGAATTTGAACTTAATCAATATAACAATACACTGGATGCCATGTAAAATTATAGACTGTCAAGAACAGAAacagacaaatgtaaacaaagtgttAGTCAAATCGTGCACCAAAGTATTCCGTTTGAGCAGTTTCCCGCGAGTAAGTTTAGCAGTTTATTGCCTGTCTGTTATTGCCTCGGGTTGTTACTAACAGATATAATAGGCATATTTAATAAATTGCGCAATTGTGCGCGAGGAAAATAGGTTTTTATCCACCCACCAGTCCCCCTTGACTAAAGCTCACCTGTGATATCGCCACCTCGGATCACCACTCTTCCTGCGGCACTGCGAGCCGTTACTCCTATTTCCTTCGGCACTGCGAGCCGGCACGCAAACACTTCCTCCTTCAGCTCGTTCCGCCGAGCAACGATTTTGCAGGTAGTCGCGCAGCCGGGAATTTGTTTCCTAGGCGCGCAAAATGGGAACGACACTCCTTCGACTCCTTTCTCAATGACTCTGCAGCAACACAACAGCAGTGACAGCCAACAATGGTAATTCGGCACTTGTGACAGGAAACGCGTATGAATCGCGCCGCCGGGAATGATCCTGGGCGCACGTTTGTTCGGCCAATGTCGGCACGGCTCTTTTGGCCGAGGAAAACACGATCAGTCGCGCCGCCGGGAATGATCCTGGGCACGGGTTGGTCGAGCTCAACTTCTTCGGCTCGTCCCTTTAAAAACTAACAGCAACACAATG
It includes:
- the LOC129746553 gene encoding protein C10, which produces MSYLSNFTAETGKTILIDVIKTVNLPENAKRLSEAKANSGKEMIKMMQYVFPLVMQLQINVIKEYGFPPNREGLVQFEQIIREFEREDVDIARLRTQVRSIYLPPININSTNDVLI
- the LOC129748349 gene encoding endoplasmic reticulum junction formation protein lunapark-B; the protein is MGAIISRFRKEKTTYQVLENLEEQIKDIEAYTISTQAQQKRFVGNFLVVSIGLYVIAFLVFYFVFFPPTWNERIIHSLPLLISPMIITIMKKILAWYFERKVVRNTNKLKDLRAEKKKILEKVMDKETYKVAVDILNKFGDKSHKAQMQSLNVLSPPKGAPAQIMTPKGPMAQLRPQPGPFSAPGPQSMTPNRQMPVTPIGFNLNQRQQMMAAGGSGLQGSGLIQRPIGMASGTMPYRRTPYPIINHNQKGVLEKMVDYLVGDGPNSRFAMICKDCLMHNGMALQEEYEYAAFRCAFCGAFNPAKKQRPLAPRLPFEQAQLDKLSEKRGSSSSLATSEAPSEIEGGENDEGADKESDQDEVTPTEDPQPDEEDDNLIQDEPINPSSDGTPKGQEQNTLDDGKASNT
- the LOC129746108 gene encoding MTRF1L release factor glutamine methyltransferase-like — its product is MFLSRSGAGALRQYLKGRSIQAMLSSDALNSTTWAPNSVRTVQDQWRSRFEQEKIPEPTTSITNILAHVLKLACPGDVEKHQKLELSKEQLTLLADLCECRMARMPIQYVIGQWDFGELTLKMAPPVFIPRPETEELVELILQQIDTDKEFRFLEIGCGTGAIALSILSQVPNSTAIAIDQSKLACELTKENAENLGLTERLRIFKHKLVDKIPEAIEIETFDMIVSNPPYVPSHQLLQLEPEIKVYEDLRALDGGPDGLKVVKAILKAAAKHLKPKGVLWLEVDSSHPPLIATFLEKEGSELRLKYISSYKDLFKNERFVEVAKL